Proteins found in one Armatimonadota bacterium genomic segment:
- the pilM gene encoding fimbrial assembly protein: MARWKGVFHKQGVVGLDLGSYTMKAVQVEPTRTGWRLLQIAQCPTPADAIRDGVIVQPQEVADAIKRLLRENTFRASAAVTAIAGAPVIVRQVTLPKMTEAMLRKTIRYEASKYVSTSIEDSYVGFEILGDVESAPAEGEQKAEKQMQVLLVVAPREMVDAQVRTVELAGLEALAVEVEAFALFRALFEINRVAMAKLQEHPVALVDIGASCTNLYIVSNEGFFLTRTIPIAGDAFTQTVQATLHCSWSEAEKFKHTVDFRQLLKRRSNRSRTAASVEEGEGVAESASNHQDESVLKALQGHVDELLREVRRSLHYYQSQFPEGSPQGQVSGLILTGGSSRLGGFAEYASARLGLEVEPGDPFNNPDFDTAHISAEALQMFTPVLGIAVGLAVREAFAERQLHAA; this comes from the coding sequence ATGGCTCGTTGGAAGGGAGTTTTCCACAAACAGGGCGTCGTTGGACTGGACCTAGGCAGCTACACGATGAAGGCGGTGCAGGTGGAACCTACCCGCACCGGGTGGAGGTTGTTGCAAATCGCACAGTGTCCTACCCCAGCCGACGCCATCCGTGACGGCGTCATCGTGCAACCGCAGGAGGTCGCGGACGCTATCAAACGGCTCCTGCGCGAAAACACTTTCCGCGCCTCTGCAGCCGTTACCGCCATTGCCGGCGCGCCGGTCATCGTCAGACAGGTCACCTTGCCCAAGATGACCGAAGCCATGCTGCGTAAAACCATTCGCTACGAAGCCAGCAAATATGTCTCCACCTCCATTGAGGACAGCTACGTGGGCTTCGAGATTCTTGGAGATGTGGAGTCGGCTCCGGCAGAAGGCGAACAGAAGGCGGAAAAACAGATGCAGGTGCTGCTGGTCGTGGCTCCTCGCGAGATGGTGGACGCACAGGTTCGCACGGTAGAACTGGCGGGACTGGAAGCGCTGGCGGTAGAAGTGGAGGCGTTCGCACTCTTCCGTGCCCTGTTCGAAATCAATCGCGTGGCAATGGCGAAGCTGCAGGAGCACCCCGTTGCTCTGGTGGATATTGGTGCCTCGTGCACCAACCTGTACATCGTCTCGAACGAGGGCTTCTTCCTGACCCGTACTATCCCCATCGCAGGCGACGCCTTCACTCAGACTGTGCAGGCAACGTTGCACTGCAGCTGGTCGGAAGCGGAGAAGTTCAAGCACACTGTAGACTTCCGACAGTTACTGAAGCGTCGGAGCAATCGCTCGCGCACTGCTGCCTCTGTGGAGGAGGGCGAAGGCGTTGCGGAGAGCGCGAGCAACCACCAGGACGAATCGGTGCTCAAGGCTCTTCAGGGGCATGTGGACGAGCTGCTGCGCGAGGTACGCCGTTCGCTACACTACTATCAATCCCAATTTCCAGAGGGCAGTCCTCAGGGGCAGGTCAGTGGTCTCATTCTCACCGGAGGCAGTTCTCGCCTCGGCGGTTTTGCGGAGTATGCCTCGGCACGGTTGGGCTTGGAGGTCGAGCCAGGCGACCCGTTCAATAATCCCGATTTTGACACCGCACATATCTCCGCCGAAGCGTTACAAATGTTCACCCCTGTGTTGGGGATTGCGGTAGGGCTGGCAGTGCGTGAGGCGTTTGCCGAACGGCAGCTTCACGCCGCCTGA
- a CDS encoding succinate--CoA ligase [ADP-forming] subunit alpha, with translation MAVLIDKDTRVLVQGITGREGEFHTRQMLDYGTRIVAGVTPGKGGQEVLGVPVFDTVPQAVQATGADASVIFVPAPFAADAVLEAADAGVRLIVCITEGIPVQDMVKTVALVRQRGVRLIGPNCPGMMTAGQCKIGIMPGNIFTPGPVGLISRSGTLTYEIVDLLTKAGLGQSTCIGIGGDPVLGSTFVDLLPLFEEDPDTQAVVLVGEIGGSDEEIAAEYIRTMRKPVVGFISGRTAPPGKRMGHAGAIISGRTGTPQAKVDALRAAGVPVADALYEIPELVKQALAHRT, from the coding sequence ATGGCGGTGCTGATTGACAAGGACACGCGCGTGCTGGTGCAGGGCATCACCGGACGCGAAGGCGAGTTCCACACTCGGCAGATGCTGGACTACGGCACGCGGATTGTGGCGGGGGTGACACCCGGTAAGGGCGGTCAAGAGGTGCTGGGTGTGCCGGTTTTTGACACCGTCCCCCAGGCGGTGCAGGCAACAGGCGCGGACGCCTCGGTGATTTTCGTGCCTGCTCCTTTCGCGGCGGATGCAGTGCTGGAGGCGGCGGACGCGGGCGTTCGCCTCATCGTGTGCATTACGGAAGGCATCCCGGTGCAGGATATGGTCAAAACGGTGGCACTGGTTCGCCAGAGGGGAGTGCGCCTCATCGGTCCCAACTGCCCCGGGATGATGACTGCCGGGCAGTGCAAAATCGGTATCATGCCGGGCAACATCTTCACTCCCGGACCGGTGGGGCTGATCTCACGCAGTGGCACGCTCACCTACGAAATCGTGGACCTGCTAACCAAAGCGGGCTTGGGACAGTCTACCTGTATAGGAATAGGCGGTGACCCGGTGCTGGGGAGCACCTTTGTAGACCTGCTTCCGCTGTTTGAAGAGGACCCGGACACGCAGGCGGTGGTGCTGGTAGGTGAAATCGGAGGCTCGGATGAGGAAATCGCGGCGGAGTACATCCGCACGATGCGCAAGCCGGTCGTTGGCTTTATCTCCGGACGCACTGCACCGCCGGGCAAGCGAATGGGTCACGCGGGAGCGATCATCTCCGGGCGCACCGGAACGCCACAAGCGAAAGTGGACGCCCTGCGTGCGGCAGGCGTACCGGTGGCGGACGCGCTCTACGAGATACCGGAACTGGTGAAGCAGGCACTGGCGCACCGAACCTGA
- the sucC gene encoding succinate--CoA ligase [ADP-forming] subunit beta: MKIHEYQAKEVLVRYGVTVPRGRVASTPEEARAIAQELGGRVVVKAQVHAGGRGKAGGIRLADTPEQAEEHARALIGSRLVTPQAPQGVPVHKVLVEEAISIAQEYYLGITLDRARQRDVVMVSAMGGMDIEQVAEEHPEAIVKVWVEPWQGLMPYQARQALYHAGIAREAVPTATKFLLALYKAYVGSDASLAEINPFVLTTEGQCLAADAKLNIDDNALFRHPEFSEYKEESEEDPIEAEAHRRGIQYVRLGGDIGIIGNGAGLVMSTLDEVSRAGGKPANFLDIGGGAKADLVRNALEIVLMDPNVKGVLFNVFGGITRGDEVAKGILEGIRSLQVKVPIVIRLAGTRAEEGLALLQGTELIPAVTMQEAARKIVEVTR, translated from the coding sequence TTGAAGATTCACGAATATCAGGCGAAAGAGGTGCTCGTGCGCTATGGGGTAACGGTCCCTCGGGGGCGTGTGGCGTCTACCCCTGAAGAGGCGCGCGCGATTGCACAGGAGCTGGGCGGGCGCGTGGTGGTGAAGGCGCAGGTGCACGCAGGCGGGCGAGGCAAGGCGGGCGGTATCCGTCTGGCAGACACACCCGAACAGGCGGAGGAGCACGCCCGTGCGCTCATCGGCTCGAGGCTGGTCACCCCGCAGGCGCCACAGGGTGTTCCGGTGCACAAGGTGCTGGTGGAGGAAGCCATCTCTATCGCACAGGAGTACTATCTGGGCATCACTTTAGACCGCGCCAGGCAACGCGACGTGGTGATGGTGAGCGCAATGGGCGGGATGGACATCGAGCAGGTAGCGGAAGAGCATCCCGAAGCCATCGTCAAGGTGTGGGTGGAACCCTGGCAGGGACTGATGCCCTATCAGGCGCGGCAGGCACTGTACCATGCGGGCATCGCTCGCGAGGCGGTTCCGACCGCGACAAAGTTCCTGCTGGCGCTGTACAAAGCGTACGTGGGCAGTGACGCCTCCCTGGCGGAAATCAACCCCTTCGTGCTGACCACCGAGGGGCAGTGCCTCGCCGCCGACGCCAAACTGAACATCGACGACAACGCCCTCTTCCGCCACCCGGAGTTCAGCGAATACAAAGAGGAGAGCGAGGAAGACCCCATCGAGGCGGAGGCGCATCGGCGGGGCATCCAGTATGTGCGGTTAGGCGGTGACATTGGCATCATCGGCAACGGCGCGGGACTGGTAATGAGCACGCTGGACGAGGTGAGCCGTGCCGGAGGCAAGCCCGCCAACTTTCTGGACATCGGCGGCGGCGCGAAGGCAGACCTTGTGCGCAACGCGCTGGAGATTGTGCTGATGGACCCCAACGTGAAGGGCGTACTGTTCAATGTGTTCGGAGGCATCACGCGCGGCGATGAGGTCGCCAAAGGCATTCTGGAAGGCATCCGCAGCCTGCAGGTGAAGGTGCCCATCGTCATCCGCCTGGCGGGCACACGAGCTGAAGAGGGGCTTGCGCTGCTGCAAGGTACAGAGCTCATTCCTGCCGTCACCATGCAGGAGGCGGCACGTAAAATCGTGGAGGTGACGCGCTGA
- a CDS encoding hypothetical protein (possible pseudo, frameshifted), whose protein sequence is MFSVANALTLPPPEQPVVLVTNPPYGVRMGKPSELVHPYRKLWHKWSTEYGGSRIVAISDNPALEQFAPVEPTACYDFLQAELPCRLLIWDLP, encoded by the coding sequence GTGTTCTCGGTGGCGAATGCGCTCACCTTACCACCGCCCGAGCAACCGGTAGTGCTGGTGACCAACCCACCCTACGGCGTGCGCATGGGCAAGCCTTCGGAACTGGTGCATCCGTACCGGAAGCTATGGCACAAATGGAGCACAGAGTACGGCGGGAGCCGTATCGTGGCCATCAGCGACAACCCTGCGCTGGAGCAGTTTGCCCCGGTGGAGCCGACCGCATGTTACGACTTCCTGCAGGCGGAGCTGCCGTGCCGCTTGCTGATATGGGATTTGCCTTAG
- a CDS encoding hypothetical protein (possible pseudo, frameshifted), with product MRGGHRHEPSRVFFRAEWNILYRLYLYARTVHRVFVLLARAQVRNLKEIEEVAWQVPYEEWFENRYAFAIRSERDGTHDFTNMDIARVVGQVVCDRFIARRGQRPPVNLDNPDVEIFSTLVDDQYLLGFNLTGSSLHRRPWRQSLAHLTALRPTLAAAVVMASRWDDRPLVDPMCGTGTLLIEGALWRRGISPPAGMGREEWAFRVLIPHDERRWQAQLEVSRTVNSVSPPIRSSDWNARSIEIARQNAQAARSAISCSRWRMRSPYHRPSNR from the coding sequence GTGCGCGGAGGTCACCGACACGAGCCATCACGTGTCTTCTTCCGCGCCGAGTGGAACATTCTCTACCGCCTGTACCTGTACGCTCGTACCGTCCATCGCGTATTCGTCCTGCTGGCGCGGGCACAGGTGAGGAACCTGAAGGAGATCGAAGAGGTCGCGTGGCAGGTTCCCTACGAAGAGTGGTTCGAGAACCGCTACGCCTTCGCCATCCGCTCCGAGCGCGACGGCACACACGACTTCACCAACATGGACATCGCCCGCGTGGTGGGGCAGGTCGTGTGCGACCGCTTCATCGCACGCAGGGGGCAGCGTCCTCCTGTGAATCTGGACAACCCTGACGTAGAGATATTCTCCACGCTGGTGGACGACCAGTACCTGCTGGGTTTCAACCTCACCGGCTCCAGCCTGCATCGCCGACCGTGGCGGCAGAGTCTGGCACATCTCACCGCCCTGCGCCCCACGCTGGCGGCAGCAGTGGTGATGGCTTCCAGGTGGGACGACCGCCCGCTGGTAGACCCGATGTGCGGCACGGGCACGCTGTTGATAGAGGGCGCATTGTGGCGACGAGGGATCAGCCCCCCTGCTGGGATGGGACGCGAGGAGTGGGCATTTCGCGTGCTGATCCCGCACGACGAGCGGCGATGGCAGGCGCAACTGGAGGTTAGCAGAACGGTGAACAGCGTCTCTCCCCCGATACGAAGCAGCGACTGGAACGCGCGATCCATCGAGATAGCCAGGCAAAACGCACAGGCAGCGAGGTCGGCGATATCGTGTTCTCGGTGGCGAATGCGCTCACCTTACCACCGCCCGAGCAACCGGTAG